One window of the Amycolatopsis mediterranei genome contains the following:
- a CDS encoding aminodeoxychorismate synthase component I, with product MRVTSRPLRTNVPPSRAFSALAAHAEARGLPPPAMLSGEWFSSRAVIAPSLHVSPGAFPDPGAQADAEPGVVGGGWFGYLAYDLADPSGRSGALPASAWGWADHVLRWSASGTCYLESLDGGGPSLSTMESLLAADGPARSWTATPLRRPLPSEHRDAVKACVHAIEDGELFQANICARFTGTFAGSPPALFAAGVRSLAPRRAAFLSGPWGSVVSFSPELFLARRGRSVRSTPIKGTLPRRGPEDDGNAALLRQSAKDVAENVMITDLVRNDLGRVCEVGSVTVPSLLEVRPAPGVWHLDSTVTGVLRPSVPDADLLSATFPPGSVTGAPKIRALDLIASLESCGRGVYTGAIGLVSPVAGLELNVAIRTFEIAGDSIALGVGGGITADSDPEAEWQECLHKAAPLEHLLANPLLAGVEQ from the coding sequence TCCGCGCTGGCCGCGCATGCGGAGGCCCGCGGGCTGCCACCGCCGGCGATGCTGTCCGGTGAGTGGTTTTCTTCCCGGGCCGTGATCGCGCCATCACTGCACGTTTCGCCGGGCGCTTTTCCGGATCCCGGCGCGCAGGCCGACGCCGAGCCGGGCGTGGTCGGCGGCGGCTGGTTCGGGTACCTGGCCTACGACCTGGCGGATCCTTCGGGCCGCAGTGGCGCGCTGCCGGCGTCCGCGTGGGGCTGGGCCGACCACGTGCTGCGCTGGTCCGCCTCGGGCACCTGTTACCTGGAATCCCTGGACGGCGGCGGACCTTCGCTGTCCACAATGGAGTCACTGCTGGCCGCCGACGGGCCGGCCCGTTCGTGGACGGCGACGCCCCTGCGGCGTCCGCTGCCGTCGGAGCACCGGGACGCGGTGAAGGCGTGCGTGCACGCGATCGAGGACGGGGAGCTGTTCCAGGCCAACATCTGCGCGCGGTTCACCGGCACGTTCGCCGGCTCGCCGCCGGCGTTGTTCGCGGCCGGAGTGCGTTCGCTGGCACCCCGCCGCGCGGCCTTCCTGTCCGGCCCGTGGGGATCGGTGGTTTCGTTCTCGCCGGAGCTGTTCCTCGCGCGCCGCGGACGTTCGGTGCGGTCGACGCCGATCAAGGGAACCCTCCCCCGCCGCGGGCCGGAGGACGACGGGAACGCCGCGCTGCTGCGTCAGTCCGCGAAGGACGTCGCGGAGAACGTGATGATCACGGACCTGGTGCGCAACGACCTCGGCCGGGTGTGCGAGGTCGGGTCGGTGACGGTGCCTTCGCTGCTGGAAGTCCGCCCGGCGCCGGGGGTCTGGCACCTGGACTCGACGGTGACCGGGGTGCTGCGGCCCTCGGTGCCGGATGCGGACTTGCTTTCCGCCACCTTCCCGCCGGGGTCGGTGACGGGCGCGCCGAAGATCCGCGCGCTGGACCTGATCGCCTCGCTGGAGAGCTGCGGCCGCGGCGTCTACACGGGCGCGATCGGGCTGGTGTCACCGGTGGCGGGACTGGAGCTGAACGTCGCGATCCGGACGTTCGAGATCGCCGGGGATTCGATCGCGCTCGGGGTCGGCGGCGGCATCACCGCGGATTCGGACCCGGAGGCGGAGTGGCAGGAGTGCCTCCACAAGGCGGCACCCCTGGAACACCTCCTGGCGAACCCGCTACTTGCCGGGGTCGAGCAGTAG